The genomic segment CGGGCACGCAATCATTTAGGCGACAAGCCTTGCAGTAGCGGGCGTCCCTCTCCTCCACCGGAACCAGCCAGTTGCAGGCGTCATACTCCAGCCAGTTGGCGCAGCGCCTGTACGCATTACCTGTTTGGGGGGAGAGGAGCTCTGCGGCCGGGGCCGCTTCCAGCGCCAGCATCGAGCGGGAGATTGGGTCGAAGCCGACGGTCCGACCGCAGTCCGTGCATTGGGTGTTCTCGAAGAACACCAGGGAGTCACATTCACAGTTGAACAGCTGCATCGCGATACCTGCTGCTCCGAGCCCCGGTTACGACTCGTCCTGCTTGAAGTCCAAGAAGCGCTTCGCGATTTGCTCGGCTGTCTTGGCGGGCAAGACCTTGCGTGCCTTGGCGAAGACCTCTTGTTCCTCTTCTTTGATGTGATGGCGTACTGCCTCGCGGAGCTTTCGCATCTTCGGGAGCCATCCTCCGCTGCCCTGGCTGAGGTGCTCGAGCTCGTCGAGCAGCTCAGCGGCTTCGCAATGCTCCTTCATACCGTGAGCCGTCTTTTCTCGCGCGTCTGCGCTTGGAAGGATAGCGGCGTAGAATGCTCGCTCTTCCGCGTGGGAATGCACCTCGAGGAGCTTGCGAAACTCTTCGAACAACGCGGCGCGCTCCTCACTCTCGCCGTGGGTTTCGGTGAGTGCGTCCATGAGCTTCTCCAGGGTGCGATGGTCGTTCTTGATTTCATCGTAGATCGTAGACATTTCAGACCTCCAGAGCTCTCCAACGAAGGAGCGCGACCAAACTAGCAATGACTGCGCCACACAGTCGGCCGCTTGGGTGGGTGAGTTCCTGCTGGAGAACGCCGCAGCGGCGCAGACAGGTCAGCGGCACACTGCCTCGGCTGAGCCATACTAGTTCCCACGCCTAAACACTGGGCACGCCTAGTCCGCTGACTGGGCGCTCGGGTACACCTCAGAGTTCAGCTCCGCCCCGACGAGGACGATGTACGAACTCAGCCAAAGCCAAAGCAACAGAGCCACCACGGCGCCAAGGGAGCCGTAGATCCGCTGGTAGTTCGCGAACTCCGACGCGTACAAAGAAAACGCTGCTGAAAGCACCAGCCAAGCCAGGGCTGCAATCGACGCCCCAGGCAGCACTTCGCGCCACCTCGTCACCCGCCGCGGGGTCAGGCGGTACAACACGCACAGGGCGCTAAACACGATTCCCCCGAGCAGAGGCCAGCGCAGGACGCTGAACAGCGTCGCAGAGGCCGTAGCAATTCCGAGCTGAGCAAGCGCTAGGGGAACCAGGAGTGCCAAGCCGACGGTCAGCACGAACACCACGGCGGAGACCACGGTCAGGCCGAGCGCTACCAGGGTGCGACGCACGAGGCTCCGCTCGTCCTCTTCATCGTAGGCGATGTGGGTTGCGTCGATGATCGCCTCGACGCCCTTCTTGGAAATCCAGAGGGAAACTAGGGCTGAGCCCAAAGCTCCGAAGCCGAGGCTGTTCGAGTTGGTCTCCGCGACGCGTTGCATTTGTTCTCGCAGCAGGCCGAACACGTTCGGGGGAACGACGCCCTGGAGCGTGACCAATTGGGCCTGAAGGCGCTCGGGCGTGGCAAATAGCCCCCAGATTGAGATCACCGCGCTGAGCGCGGGAACCAGAGAGAGAAAGGCGTAGAACGCCACGCCGGCGGAAACGAGCGAGAGATTGTCTTCACTCACTTCCTGCCAGACCCGGCGCAGCGTGGTTCCGAGGTGCTTGGAAGCAGTTGGCGCCTGGACCTGCTGTGCAGGCGCTCGGAATGTGGGGGAGGTCGATCGCTCGATCATGGCGGCTGACCGACTCTGAGCAAGGAGTGTGCCGAGGCGAGTGGCCTACGGTGCGGGGACGCTGAAGGTGTCGCACTCCGCCGGGTCGCCAGATTTGTATCCGCGTTGAAACCACTTCACCCGCTGGGCGGAGGTACCGTGGGAGAACGTCTCTGGAGAGACGGTGCCAGTCGCCTGCTTCTGAAGTCGATCGTCACCGATCGCTGCCGCCGCCGTCAGCGCCTCCTCCAGGTCGCCTTCCTCGAGCAGCTTGCGCTGGCTGGTGTCGTGGCCCCACACACCTGCGTAGCAGTCCGCCTGGAGCTCCAGCCGCACGGACAAGCCATTGGCACCGGCTTGTTGGGACTTGGGTGCCGCGTGAACCTTCGCGCTAGTCCCCATGAGGTTCTGGACGTGATGGCCGATCTCGTGGGCAATCACATAGGCCTGGGCGAAGTCTCCAGGGGCGCCCAGGCGCTTTCTCAGGGCGTCGTAGAAGCTCAGGTCGATGTACGCGTTGCGATCCGCGGGGCAATAAAAAGGGCCAGTAGAGGCGCGGCCGGTTCCACACGCGGAAGGGGTGCTACCGGTGAAGACCACCAGCTTTGCCTTTTGGTACTTGCCGCCCGGGTACTTGCGCTCCCAGGTCTTTTGTACGTCGTCCAGCACGAACGAGACGAACGCGATCGACTCGTCCTTGGTTTGCTGTCCGCCGCCGGCGCTATCCTGACTCAGCCCAAGTCCACCACCAAGAAAGAAGCGGTAACCCACGTAGAGTCCAACCACGATCAAAGTGCCCACCAGGCCCAGCGGCGAGCGGATGAGCAGCGGGATGAGTCCCAGGAGGCCAGCCCCACCTCCCTGACCCCGACGGTCCACAACGTCCGAGCTCTTATGATTCTGGTCCCAGCGCATGGGCTCAGATCTATCAACACTCAAACGTCGCGGCACGGCGCAAAGCGCTGTGCGTAGAAGATTACACCAGCGTGACGGAATGGTGTTTCACCTTGAGGCGGCCGATTGTTGCCCGGCGGAAAAAATCTACGCCGACTCAAGCTCGCGTTTTCCAACAAAGCGCAGGCGTACCAAACGAAACAGCGTCGCCTGCGTCTGACGCAGGTGGGTACCGCCGCACCTCCCCCCCAGAATCCGTTTCAGGCACCTATCGATGAACCTCGTGCGCCCCGGGTCTTGACCCTGACCGTCGAACACTGCGTCGCGTTGCTCGGTGCTCTGCTCGGGGTTGGGGCAGCTATCCAGTCCCTCTACGCGTTTCTCGAGCTTCGTATAGCGGTCGCGACTCAATTGGACCTGGCGCCGCTGAGCGCACGGCCCTTCATGTACGCCACGTTTCCACTGGTTGTCCTGGGAGCCACCGTGGTCGGGCTGGGGGTGGGGACGCTGCTGTTGAATCGCGAGCGCGTGCGCGCGGCGCGCAGAGTCTGGGTGGTGATGAGTTTGCTTGCCGTCGCGCTCCTGGTCAGCAACTGGTACGGCATCGACTTCATGACGGACCCGAGCAACTTCGTCGTGTTTCTGCGTGGTAGCACGATATAACCAGGCGGATATTCCAGCCTTGTCACCACGCCATTCAGCGACGTGGCGGTATGCTACGTTCGGTTTTGCCGAACTAGCCTAAACTAGTATTTCTTCATGGCGGGTGGGGAGGCCGGTTACTAGGCTTTCCTCCACCTCATGGAAGCGATCTACCACTCATCTTTGCAGTCTAACGGAGTGCGTAGCCGTATCCGGGAGGCAACTCGGGTTGCGCACGCGCGGCTAGAGCTACACGTCGGTTTGTCCAATGACCGCTTCGAGCGGAAGCGCTATGTGCGCTTCCTCGAGCGGATGTGGGGCTTCCAGTATCCGCTTGAAGAGCGCCTGGCGGCCTTTCCGCGGCTCCGCACGGTGTTGCCGGATGTGCCGCTGCGCGCCCGCGCCAAGCTCGCTCGGGAAGACCTGCGAGTGCTTGCGCCTGATACCCAGCTTTCGATCTGCAGCGACCTGCCGCAGACCGACACGCTACCTCGAGCACTTGGTGTCCTGTACGTGCTCGAAGGGGCCACCCTTGGAGGGCGCTCGTTGCTGAAAGCGCTCGAGGTTTTTCCAGAGGAAACGGAAGGCGTGGGGAGGTACTTGCGCGGCTACGGTCCGCAGACCAGCTATCGCTGGAAGCGCTTCCTGAACGCCCTGGAGACGAGCGTGATCAGCGACCCAGATCAGCTGGAGGCGACGCAGGGTGCGGTCGACGCGTTCTCTCGGCTCGAAGCTTGGTTTGAGCAGGGAGCAGGTGCCCGGGATGGACACTGAAGCGCTACGCCGATACTGCGACACGGAGCCGGTACACTTCATTGGTGCGATCCAGCCTCATGGAGTGCTGCTGGCCCTGAACTCCGTGACGCTGGTGGTCGAGCGAGTCTCCCTGAACGCCCAGCAGCAACTTCAGCGTGAGCTGAACGAGATCATCGGTGTTCCGGTGAGCGCTTTGGTGACCGCTGACACCTACTCGCGGTTGCAGCGCCGGGTGCTGGAGGGCCTCGGGGATGCGATTCGGCACCTGGGAGTTGACCGCTTCGGCACGGACAAGGACTTCGACATTCTGCTGCATCAGTGTGGCGACGTGGTGCTGCTCGAAGCCGAGCTTGCCCAAGGGAGAAACCTGATCGCCCTCGAGTTCGCAGAGCAGCTACACGAGAGCCTAGTGCGCTGCGAGAAGGCGCAGAGTATTCAATGCCTTGCGGAAACCGTCGTTGCCGACGTTCGTCGCCTCACAGGCTACGACCGCGTCATGGTGTACCGCTTCGCAGAAGACGGCGCCGGACACGTCATTTCCGAAGCCATGGGCGACAACTTGCAGCTCGAGAGCTTCCTCGATCTGCACTACCCAGCCACTGACATTCCCGAGCCCGCGCGGCGGGTGATGCTCTTGAAGCGATCCCGAGTCATCGTCGACGTCGACGCCCCCGCCTCACCCGTCTGCCCGGCGACGAACGCGGCGACAGGCGCGCTGGATCTCACGTACGCCGAGCTGCGGGCGGCCGCCCCAGTTCACCTCGAGTACCTGCGCAATATGGGAGTGACCGCGAGTCTCAGCCTGTCCATCGTGGTGAGTGGGCGGCTCTGGGGGCTGATCGCGTGCCATCACTATTCAGGGTCCAGGCGGCTCTCCTATGATGCACGGCTTGCGTGCGAAGTGCTCTCACGCACGGTGTCGCTCCACGTGGAGCGACAGCTCAAGCGGCGCGAGCTCGAGATCAAGGAGCAAGCGACCAGCACGCGACTGTTGTTGGTTGAGGCGCTCAAGGGCGAGACCAAAGACCCCCTCCAGGCGCTGCTGAACGGCGGGGAGAAGCTCGCGGAGTATGTCGACTCTACTGGTTTTGCGATCGTCGGGAGCCACCCCGGGAGCTGGGGCGAGTGTCCAGAGCCCGCGCTGCTGCGGCGCTTCGTCAGCTGGTTGAATGCCCAGAACGTGCTGGATGTGTGGGCGACCGACTGCGTGGGTGAAGCGGGGTTCCAAGGTGCCGAGGACGTGACGGCGATCGCTAGTGGGCTCTTGGCGTTGCCCTTGACCGATACCGGTACGGAGTGGTTGATTTGGTTCCGAGCGGAACAAGTGCGCGCGGTGAAGTGGGCAGGCCGGCCCGACGAGGCCTATACGGTCGACCCGGAGACCCAGCGCATCTCCCCTCGCAAGAGCTTTGCGGAGTGGAGCGAGAATGTGCGCGGTCGGAGCGTTGCGTGGGACCCCGAGGAGTTGCATTCTGTCCGACGCCTCAGGCAAGCGTTCGTCGAGATCACCTATCGGCGCCTGCGCCAGCTGGATCGCTTGAACGATCGCCTCAGGCAGGTGAACCAGGAGCTCGACGCGTTCGCGCACGTTGCTTCACATGATCTGAAGGCACCGCTGCGCACCATGCGCTACTGCGCTCAGTGGGTGCTGGAAGATCACGGCGAGCACCTGCCCGACGAGGGAAAGCAACGGCTGTTCCAGCTATTGAGCATCTCCGACCGCATGCACGGCCTCCTGGACTCCCTGGTGGCCTTTTCCGAGTCGGGGCGACGGGTGATGCACCTTGAAGAAGTGGCTATCGCCGACGTCGTGCGTGAAGCAAAGGAGGAGCTTGGAGCTGCCATCATCGCCAGCAACGCGGAGGTACAGCTCGATGTGCAGCTACCTCTCGTCTACGGCGATCGCACCATGCTGCGCGAGGTGTTCCAGAATCTGATCTCGAACGCACTGAAGTACACCGACGCCAGCGGGCCGCTGATCCAGATTGGCGTACTACCCAGCAGCGGACTTTCGCCCACCATTTACGTCAAGGACAACGGGATCGGGATCCCCAAGGAAAGACTCAAGGATGTGTTCACGGTCTTTCGGCGCCTCCACCCCGACGGGGCTTACCAGGGAGGCAGAGGCATCGGGCTGGCGATTGCGCAGAACCTCGTGTCCAGACATGGCGGCCGAATTTGGGTGGAGTCCACTCCCGGAGAGGGGACCACGTTCCTCTTCACGCTCTCCGGAGGCAGTGGAGATTCTGCTACGGGCGACTTCGACGCTCAGGCGGACTCCGAGAGCTGAACCGGTGTCCGCTTGAGCAGCGCCAGTGCGTGCAGGATGCGCTCGTTCAGGCTCGTTCGCTCCCAGTAGAAGGCGTCCACGGAGATCACGTTCGGCAGCTCCTCAACCAGCTTCAGCTGACGCGCCGCGAGTTCGTGGCGGATTCCAGCTTCAGGGGCGAAAACCAAGCACTCGGCGTCCTTCGCCAAAGCCAGCGACGCCGGGATGTCATCCGTTTCCCCGAGGATGTTCAGTTCATGCAGCTCGTGGCGCAGGATGTAGTCGTCTGCGGCGCGCCGTAGGGCCGTGTCACGAGCTGGCAAGAGCACACCCTGGGGGTGTTCCACTCCGGCGCCGACCACGGCAACCACTTGCGTGGTGGTGAGCGGGTCGGTGACGAAGCCACGCTCGGTCGCACCCAACGGAAGCTGATCCGTGATGGCCACATCGACATCACCCCGTTGGATCGCGGCTTCCAAGTCCTCCCCCGGCTGTACCCGCAGCACGGTGCGTAGTCCCCCGACTCCGAAGATCGGCCGAAAGTAGTCAGCCGCAACTGCGCGTGAGACGGAGTTCGCGACGCCGACTCGCAGCACCGCGTGCTCTGTCTGTCCTGAGTATTGCTCCACCAGCGCGCTGGCCGCGCTGAACATGCGGCGACTCACGGAGAACGTGGTGCGGCCCTCCTGGGTGAGTTCGAGACGGTTTCCCCGGCGCGCGAACAGCTTCACGCCCAGGGTCGACTCCAGCTGCTTCACTTGCTCGCTCACCGTCGGCTTGGTGATGCGCAGGCGCTCCGCCGCACGCGCGATGGAGCCTTCCTCCGCCACGATGTGGAAGTAGAACAGGTGGTTGAAGTTCAGTCGTTCCAGGGACATCGGGAGACTGATTTGCAACCGGCGTGCCCGCCCAAGACTGAATGATCTCGAGGGCTTGACGTGCCTGAGGCATTCCGGCGTGTTGCGATTTGCCTCGCGTGAGACAGCCCTTGCTGCCTCCCCCCGGCTCGCTCGGCTCCTCGCTGCGCCGCCCCCTCCCGGCGCCGGCGCGTCTCGCTACCGCTCGCGCGCGCGGGCGGAGGGGGACTACATCTGGCTACTCAATCGCCGCGTCGTACTTCGGGATGGCGACGCTCTCCGCCGCGAGCTTCTCCCACTCGGCGACGATGGGGTGCTCCCACATCGTGCGGCAGTACTCCACTGCGTCACCGGACAGCTCGATGCCGTAGGTGCGGAAGCGTGTTACCACGGGGAAGTACATGCAGTCGGCGATGGTGAAGTGGCCGAAGAGGTATGGCCCACCGAGGCTCTGCAGCGACGCACTCCAGACTTCACTGACGCGCGCGACCTCTTTGAGGGCTTCAGCGCTCGGCTTGAAAGCCTTGGCGCGCGCTCGCCCGTTCATCCCGAGTTCGTTGCGCAGAGCGGGGAAGCCGCCGAGCATCTCGCAGCTGATGGCGCGTGCGCGCGCCCGCTGAGCGCGGTCTTCGGGCCACAGCTTCGCGTCTGGCGCCAGCTCGTTCACGTACTCACAGATGGCGAGGCTCTCGTGCACGCTGAGGCTGCCGTCGATCAGCACCGGCACCTTCCCAGCGCCGGAGAACTGCAACACCTTGTCGTGCCATGCGGGGTCGACGAACAAATCAATGAGGTGCGTCTTGAAAGGCAACCCACTGTACTTGAGCGCCAACCAAGGCCTCACCGACCAAGAGCTGTAGTTGAGGGGCCCAACAACCAGACGCAAGGACATGCGCCGGAGGCTACCAATGTCGTCGAGCTAGGCAAGACTTGCGGAGGGCTTGCCCACCAAGTACGGCACACGCAGCGGCCCTGCTTTCAGTGAACCGACTTCGAACGTGTAGTCCCCGGGCAGGTTCAGGCCACTGACCAGCTCCTTGAGTTCGCCTTCGGAGTAGACCCGTAGTCCGCTCACCAGGCCATCCCACCAGATCATCCACGGCAAGAGCGGAATCAGGTAGGTAAAGAGCAGCCGCGAGAGCCGGAACGGCTTCACGAATGGCGTTACCAGCAGGCAGGCCAGGAAGATGAACGGGGAGGTCAAGACGTGAAGCGCGGATCGCGACGTCATCTCGAGCACCGCGATGGGCGCACGGGCGTCAACGGCGGACTGCAGGATGCCTGCTGCCATTGCCGGGGGGAAATGATGGAAGCCGTTGATGATGGTGCGCGCGCCCACGAGCTCGTTCGGGACCTCCAGGGCGTTAACCGAGGCTCGCTCGAATTTCAGCCGATCGGATCGATCCGCCGCGCGTTCCAACGCGGCCAGGTTAGGATGCAGGTCCGTACACGTGACACTCACATCGGGCAGACTTTCCAGCAGCACCGGCCACGGCCCGGCCGCCCCGGAGCACAGGTCGACGACACGCTTGCGCCCATCGCCGTCTGCGGGGACCATCTCGAGAGCGCGGCTGATGGGCTCAGCCAGCGTGGAAACCGGCCCTTTCGCCGTTCCCTCGATGAACGCCAGGTACTCGACCCCGCATTGACGCAGCACCCCGGGCACCCAAGTCAGGTCGAAGAACTCGAATAGCTGAATGCGTCCCACCTCACCCCCAAAAAATCTGGATGTTCCGTGTGCTGACCAGAGCAGGCTAGCAAACGCTGCGCTCAAGAGAACCCGACAAGCTGTCGCGGGCGACCTGTGGAAACTATGAGGCGTTATTGCCGCGCGGATTGATGGGTCGCGTTTCCGCGTCGATGGTGTGAGGCGTTCATGATGCAGTGGTCTTTGTTGTGATGCAGTGGACTGGACGTCAAAGCCGGATCTTGAGCTGTCCAAACTGTGGGGCACCGCTGCGCTGGCGAGGTCCCGCGCAAGTGATCGAGTGTTCGTACTGTCGAGCGCACATCGTCACCGAGACTCAGTCGCTGACTCAGGCGCCCTCGACGGCGGTCGGCACCAAGCCGGAAGATCAGCCGCTGGCGTTGATCTTCGCCATCTCAGCGCTCGTGGTGCTGTCTGGCATCGGCTTAGCGATCTTCACCATCACCAGCGGGGCAGGCGGGCACGTCGCGGCACAAGAGATCGAAGTGGCCGACCTGCACGCCATTCAGCTGGAGCAGTCCCGCGATCAATTCGTGGCCAAGCACGGCGGGGCGAACCGCGGCCGGTGCGTCTCGATGAAAGTGGAGAAGCCGAGCTGGTTCGTCACCTTCTGTTGGAACCCTGCAGAATCGGACCACGTCACGAACTTGACTACCAACCCCTCAGCCGCCGACTCAGAGCTCCCGCCAGAGGTGCTCAAGCGAGCTCGTGCGGTGTTTGGCGACCGGCTCACCAAGGACGCGATGGGCTGGAGCTACTGGGGGCGCGGAGTCTCGTTTCTCATCCACGACTCGTCCCTCACGCTCAGCCTGAACATCGGCTCGGAGTCGGAGGCGCGCCTCGACGAGTTCTGGCCCGTGCTACTTCATGTGGCTTTCGGCGAGCCGTTGAAGGACGGGCAAAGCTTCGAACCCTGACCCAAGCAGCGCCTGGGCGCGGTGTCCGACAGCCATGTGCCCCTCAGCCTGCCGCGCCGCACGCATCGGAGCAGCCACGCTACCGCTCCTTGCCTGCTCTCCCGCGGTTGGGGGTGAGAGAGCAACGGCACAATCTGTCATTCCCCTGGAAGCGCCGGGCGACGCGCAATCCCATGAAAGTGCCGCAAGCCACGTCTACGGTTTGGCATGGGCCACGCCGGAGCTCCGCCCAAGCCCAGCGTCCGCCGTGGACTACTTCGGCCTGACCGCGAAGAAGCTGCACTTGGAGTGCACCCAAGGCGACCGCTTCAGCGTCCGTGTGGGTGACGAAGCCGAATATATCACGCTGGACGCCACCGCCACCAACGGTCCCCGGGAGTCATCCTCCGTACCGCTTTGTAACCGCACGGATTCAAGAGCGGACACCCTGCTCGAACCCATAGTAGTCGCCCCAAACGGCGAACGCCTGGCGCAGCATGCGTTCTCCGAGCCGGGAGCCGAGGCATTCACCGCCGCAGCGGACCCAACATCACTCACGAGCTGGTGGCGCCACGCCGACCCCGACTTCATCAAGACCCGTCGCGTGAAGGTGCTCGCCATCGAATCCGCCGCGTGGACCTTCGTGGCGGACCCGCTCGACGAAACCATCTGGCGCTTCGACCTCGCCAACCGCCGCGCAACGTTGCTGCTAGAGGATGCTGCGTGTGTCCGCGGCGTGCAGGCTACTCACTCCGCAGAGCGCGCTCTGGTGTGGTGCGACGGAGGCGACGACCTCACGCCGTGGGCGTTCTTGATCGATCTGACGGATCGCACCACGACCCTGATTGAAGGCGGCCGCGAGTTGCTCCTGATGCCCGATGGAACGGTGATCGGAGTCGTACCCATGATGGACGCCGACAATCGCGCCTACGAGACGATCGCCATCCTGCAGGCCAGCGCGACCGAGGTCAGCCGATGGCGCGGCTGATGGCGAGCAACACCTGCTCCAGCGACTGCCGCACGTCTGTGTTCGAGAAGCGCAGCGTGCGGTAGCCCAGGCGAGCCAAGAACGCATCCCGACGGGCGTCAGCGGCTTGGAGATGCTGATGAGTTGCGCCATCGAGCTCGACGATGAGCTTGATGTCCCGCGCGACGAAGTCGCAGATGTAGCGGCGCCCGAGCACGACCTGCCGCCGGAACGTGACGCCCAGCTGAGCGCGGCGCAGGTAGAGCCAGAGCAAAGCCTCGGTTGGCGTGGGGTGGCGACGCAGCCAGTAGGCGCGGGTCTCGAGATCAGCGCGGCGCGCCGCGCGTTGGTGGAGTGTTGCGTGGTTTGGCATGGATTCGCTGGCTTCCTGCTCGGGGCTGCCGAGCCGCCGCCCCACGCGCAGAGCGCGTGCCGCGCCCCGCCGCTCAGCGCCTCAACAACACCGCGCGGAAACAGCGCGGCGCGAGCTGTGCGCGACACAAGGCGCGGCAGCCCCGAGCAGGAAGGCGCCGCTGAGCCAGTCAGCAGTCACCAATCGAACCGCGAAGCCCTGACGGAAGCGCCGCGCGCAGCCGCGCCGCGACCACCCCAAGCTACCCGCCGAACCAAGCCCGCCCAAACCCAACGAAAGCGGCCGCGCGCAGCCGCGCCGCGCCCCCAAGAAAACCCAAGCAAGCCGAAAGGCAACGGAAGCGGCCGCGCGAAGCCGCGCCGCGGCCACCCCGAGCTACCGACCGAACCAAGCCCGCCGAAAGGCCCCGAAAGCGGCCGCGCGCGAGCGCGCCGCGATCACCCAAACCCAACTGCCGACACCCTGTACACCGCACTCTGGAGAAGCCGTGCGGAAACGTAAAACGACTTAGGTTACTGAGAGGAGGGGCCCCCTCCGCCCGCGCGCGCGAGCGAAGCGAGACGCGCCGGCGCCGGGAGGGGGCGGGCCGCCGCTCGCGCGTCAGCGCGGCGCGGACCGGGGGGAGGCATCAATTAAACACAACGCCAAATTCAATCCGCCCGGAAATATCAATGGGGTAGAACGAAGGATGAATGTCCGCGTAGTTGCCCTGACGGTCAATAGCGATATTCAGCTCACCATCGCAACCGGAAGTCTTGACGCCACCGGCGTCATCCGGACAGCGCTCCTGGCTGCCGAGGTAGGTGCCGATGCCAAGCCCGCCACCAATCGTGACTGGTCCGTATTTCCCGTAGGAACCAAAGAAGAACGTGAGCTTGTCTGACTTCTCGTCGACGGCGTCGAACTGGCCGTTCCCGTCCTCCGCCTTGTAGCTGTACGCCGCGTGGGTGTAGATGCCGCGTAGCACGTAGCCCTCGAGCGGAGCCTCGAGCCAGAAGCTCGGCGCGATGTTGATCTCGCTCATGGCGCCGATGAAATTGCCCTCCTGGCTGAGCGTGTCCTCGCGGCCGCGGAGGTTGAACGCGGGCGGCGTGCTGTTGACGACGAACACGGGCATCACCTCGACGCTGAACCACTCCGTGAGGGCGATGTCACCGGAGATGCCGAGGCGCCCTTGAAGCAACCAGTTGAGCGGATCGAGGCGCACGGCCCAGCCTTCGATCTCGAAGTCGCTGCCGCTGCTCTTCTTGGGCGGCGGAGGCGGAGGTGCACCGCCGTAGCCTTGATTGTAGCCTTGGGGCTGCTGCTGATACCCGGGCGGAGGCGGCTGCTGATAGCCCTGGGGCGGCGGCTGTTGCTGGTAGCCGGGGGGAGGCGGCTGACCGTAACCGGGAGGCGGTGGCTGCCCGTATTGAGCGCTGGCGTCGATTGCAAATAGACCGACGCCGGCGATGATGGTCGTGGCGATTCCCGCGTGCTTAAGGCCCATAGGCGAGAAGCATAGGTTCGATAGCCGATCGCGGCCACCTCAAACGCGGGGGAGTTTCACACGGCGTTCCCGCGACGATCCAGCGACAAAACACCTGGGCCGAGCGTGAACAATCACGCCCGCCGGTGCGTCAAAAGCGAGCCAGCTCAGGGCGCAGGTGTTTCACCGCGCATGATGGCTTCGTAGTCCTCGACGTCGCGTTTGCTGCCGAGGACGAGAGGGACACGCTGGTGAAGCTCGCCGGGCATCACGTCGAGGATGCGCTTGCTCCCGGTGGACGCCGCGCCGCCGGCCGCTT from the Polyangiaceae bacterium genome contains:
- a CDS encoding LysR family transcriptional regulator, with protein sequence MSLERLNFNHLFYFHIVAEEGSIARAAERLRITKPTVSEQVKQLESTLGVKLFARRGNRLELTQEGRTTFSVSRRMFSAASALVEQYSGQTEHAVLRVGVANSVSRAVAADYFRPIFGVGGLRTVLRVQPGEDLEAAIQRGDVDVAITDQLPLGATERGFVTDPLTTTQVVAVVGAGVEHPQGVLLPARDTALRRAADDYILRHELHELNILGETDDIPASLALAKDAECLVFAPEAGIRHELAARQLKLVEELPNVISVDAFYWERTSLNERILHALALLKRTPVQLSESA
- a CDS encoding hemerythrin domain-containing protein; translation: MSTIYDEIKNDHRTLEKLMDALTETHGESEERAALFEEFRKLLEVHSHAEERAFYAAILPSADAREKTAHGMKEHCEAAELLDELEHLSQGSGGWLPKMRKLREAVRHHIKEEEQEVFAKARKVLPAKTAEQIAKRFLDFKQDES
- a CDS encoding zinc metallopeptidase; the encoded protein is MRWDQNHKSSDVVDRRGQGGGAGLLGLIPLLIRSPLGLVGTLIVVGLYVGYRFFLGGGLGLSQDSAGGGQQTKDESIAFVSFVLDDVQKTWERKYPGGKYQKAKLVVFTGSTPSACGTGRASTGPFYCPADRNAYIDLSFYDALRKRLGAPGDFAQAYVIAHEIGHHVQNLMGTSAKVHAAPKSQQAGANGLSVRLELQADCYAGVWGHDTSQRKLLEEGDLEEALTAAAAIGDDRLQKQATGTVSPETFSHGTSAQRVKWFQRGYKSGDPAECDTFSVPAP
- a CDS encoding GAF domain-containing protein codes for the protein MDTEALRRYCDTEPVHFIGAIQPHGVLLALNSVTLVVERVSLNAQQQLQRELNEIIGVPVSALVTADTYSRLQRRVLEGLGDAIRHLGVDRFGTDKDFDILLHQCGDVVLLEAELAQGRNLIALEFAEQLHESLVRCEKAQSIQCLAETVVADVRRLTGYDRVMVYRFAEDGAGHVISEAMGDNLQLESFLDLHYPATDIPEPARRVMLLKRSRVIVDVDAPASPVCPATNAATGALDLTYAELRAAAPVHLEYLRNMGVTASLSLSIVVSGRLWGLIACHHYSGSRRLSYDARLACEVLSRTVSLHVERQLKRRELEIKEQATSTRLLLVEALKGETKDPLQALLNGGEKLAEYVDSTGFAIVGSHPGSWGECPEPALLRRFVSWLNAQNVLDVWATDCVGEAGFQGAEDVTAIASGLLALPLTDTGTEWLIWFRAEQVRAVKWAGRPDEAYTVDPETQRISPRKSFAEWSENVRGRSVAWDPEELHSVRRLRQAFVEITYRRLRQLDRLNDRLRQVNQELDAFAHVASHDLKAPLRTMRYCAQWVLEDHGEHLPDEGKQRLFQLLSISDRMHGLLDSLVAFSESGRRVMHLEEVAIADVVREAKEELGAAIIASNAEVQLDVQLPLVYGDRTMLREVFQNLISNALKYTDASGPLIQIGVLPSSGLSPTIYVKDNGIGIPKERLKDVFTVFRRLHPDGAYQGGRGIGLAIAQNLVSRHGGRIWVESTPGEGTTFLFTLSGGSGDSATGDFDAQADSES
- a CDS encoding glutathione S-transferase; translated protein: MSLRLVVGPLNYSSWSVRPWLALKYSGLPFKTHLIDLFVDPAWHDKVLQFSGAGKVPVLIDGSLSVHESLAICEYVNELAPDAKLWPEDRAQRARARAISCEMLGGFPALRNELGMNGRARAKAFKPSAEALKEVARVSEVWSASLQSLGGPYLFGHFTIADCMYFPVVTRFRTYGIELSGDAVEYCRTMWEHPIVAEWEKLAAESVAIPKYDAAIE
- a CDS encoding YihY/virulence factor BrkB family protein; this encodes MIERSTSPTFRAPAQQVQAPTASKHLGTTLRRVWQEVSEDNLSLVSAGVAFYAFLSLVPALSAVISIWGLFATPERLQAQLVTLQGVVPPNVFGLLREQMQRVAETNSNSLGFGALGSALVSLWISKKGVEAIIDATHIAYDEEDERSLVRRTLVALGLTVVSAVVFVLTVGLALLVPLALAQLGIATASATLFSVLRWPLLGGIVFSALCVLYRLTPRRVTRWREVLPGASIAALAWLVLSAAFSLYASEFANYQRIYGSLGAVVALLLWLWLSSYIVLVGAELNSEVYPSAQSAD
- a CDS encoding class I SAM-dependent methyltransferase; the encoded protein is MGRIQLFEFFDLTWVPGVLRQCGVEYLAFIEGTAKGPVSTLAEPISRALEMVPADGDGRKRVVDLCSGAAGPWPVLLESLPDVSVTCTDLHPNLAALERAADRSDRLKFERASVNALEVPNELVGARTIINGFHHFPPAMAAGILQSAVDARAPIAVLEMTSRSALHVLTSPFIFLACLLVTPFVKPFRLSRLLFTYLIPLLPWMIWWDGLVSGLRVYSEGELKELVSGLNLPGDYTFEVGSLKAGPLRVPYLVGKPSASLA
- a CDS encoding DUF559 domain-containing protein, whose protein sequence is MPNHATLHQRAARRADLETRAYWLRRHPTPTEALLWLYLRRAQLGVTFRRQVVLGRRYICDFVARDIKLIVELDGATHQHLQAADARRDAFLARLGYRTLRFSNTDVRQSLEQVLLAISRAIG
- a CDS encoding biliverdin-producing heme oxygenase; this translates as MEAIYHSSLQSNGVRSRIREATRVAHARLELHVGLSNDRFERKRYVRFLERMWGFQYPLEERLAAFPRLRTVLPDVPLRARAKLAREDLRVLAPDTQLSICSDLPQTDTLPRALGVLYVLEGATLGGRSLLKALEVFPEETEGVGRYLRGYGPQTSYRWKRFLNALETSVISDPDQLEATQGAVDAFSRLEAWFEQGAGARDGH